GAGGTGCCGCGTCATCGAAGATCGCGCAGTCTCGCAGGAGAGTTCCGGCTGAATCGGAGATCTCCGGAGTTCTCTGCCGGGCGAGCAGGGGCCGTGTCTGGGGACAGGGTCGCGAGCGGAAGGGGTCGACTTTAGAGAATTGATTCCTCAAGTCGGAGTGGATCCGGAGAGCGGGATCGAAGACTTGCGCCTTCAGTCCGTGCTCTCGTCCGCCTCCTCGGCCCCGTCGAGGTCGCCGAGGCCGTAGCGGCGCATCTTGGCGTAGAAGCCCTGCCGGCTGAGGCCCAGCATCTCGGCTGCCGAGGCGCGGTTGTCGTTCGTGATGCGCAGGGCCGCCTCGATGCACAGGCGCTCGATCAGGTCGGTGGTCTCGCGCACCAGCGCCTTCATCGAGACGCGGCCGACGAGCTCGGTCATGTGCTCGACCGAGCGCGGCAGCTCGCGCCCGCCCGGCGCCACCGCGGCGACGCGGCGGGGCAGGGTGCGCAGGGTGAAGCCGAAGCAGGGCCGGTCGCCCCCCGGCACCGAGACCGCCGCGACCTCGACCTCGTCGACCGCCCCGAACTCGCCCCGCACCACGGTGGCGAAGTGGCGCACCGAGCCGTGATCGGACAGCGTGGTGAACAGGGCCGCGACCTCGGTCCCCTCGCGGCCGAGCCAGCGCTCGAGCGATTCGCCCTTGGCCTGGTGCTCGGTGGCGAGCTGCGCGAGGTCGAGGAAGGCGGCATTGGCGCCGATGATGCGCCGGTCGCGGTCGGTGACGACGAAGCCCTCGGGCATCGCCTCGATCACCTCGATCGCGCCCGAGCGCGACGCCGTCGGGGTGGGAGCGGGGTTGAGGGCGGAGAGGCGCACCAGGATGTTCATCCCGGCCTCCTCGCGAAACAGGGTGGCGGAGACCCGCGCCTCGCCGCGCCGTTGCGCGAGGCGGGCGGTGAGGTCCTCCGCCTGGCCGGTGAGGCGCAGGCCCACGAGGAGCGCCTGGACGGCGCGGGCGCCCTCGGGCTCGAACAGGTCGACGAGGTCGCGCCCGACGATGCGCTTGACCGCCCGGCCGAGCAGCCTCGCGGCGGCCGGGTTGATCTCGGTGACGCGGCGCGTGGCGGCGTCGACGATCAGGATCGGCTCGCCGGCGAGCTGGAACAGCACCCGGTAGCGCGTCTCGGCGCTGCGCAGGCGGGCGTAATCACGCTCCAGCGCCTGCTGCGACTCGGCCAGGCGCTGCTGCAGGGCCGAGAGCGCCCGGAGGTCCCGGCCAATCACGATGATGCGGTCGTCGTCGGGGACGCGAAGCGCCGCGTAGCGGATCGGCACGTCGACGCCGCCTTGCGCGGAGGGGTGGTTGACCTGGCGCCAGCGGGTGACGGTGCCGGGCGCCGCATCCTCGATCAGGCTCAGGATCTTCGGCCGGCTCTCGACCGTGACGGTGTCGACCCAGCGCCGCCCCAGCCACCGGTCGCCGGCCTCCTCCGACAGCCCGTCGGCCGCGAAGGCGGCGTCGCGGATGATCCCCTCACCGTCGACGACGAGCGACACGTCGCTGGCGGCAGCAACGAGGCTGCCCGTCATCCGGGGATCGAGGCGGGAGACGGCGTCTCGCAGCACCGCGAACGATTCCTTCGCAGCAGGGCTCACGGGTCTGTTCAAGGGCCACCAACACACGCCGACCGCATCGAACAGGTCTTTCAGCAGGCTCTAATCCGCAGATCAAGCAAGCTTTGCACGATTTCCGGCGCATCGCGCGCATCGTCGACAGCCGCATCGGCGCCGACGAGCCGGATCCGGTCGGGCCGGCCCTGGAAAGCGGGACCGCCGACCATCACCCGCAAGTCGCGGTTGCGCGAGGCGCGTCGCAGCACCGGGACCACCGCGACCAGCCGGTCGACGCAGACGTCGCAGGAGAGCGACAGGCCGACCACGTCGAACCACTCGGCCCGCAGGCGCTCCAGCGCCTCGGCGGGGTGGGGGTCGAAGCTCGTCGTCACCTCCCAGCCGGCCTGGGCGAGGAAATGCGCCGTCAGCGTCAGCCCGAAGGTGTGGGTCTCGGCCGGAGCGGGCATCAGCAGGACGCGCCGGCTCGCCGGATCGACCGGCTGCGGGTCGAGGCAGAGGGTTTCGAGGTCGTGGACGAGGCGGCGCAGCCGCGCCATCGCGGTCGTCACCTGGACGAAGTCGCAGACGTCCTCCTCCCACAGCCGGCCGATATGCCGGGCCGTGGGCGCCAGCAGGCCGGTCAGCACCTCCTCGAGGCTCATGCCGTCGCCGATCAGGCCGCGGATCTCGGCGAGCACGTCGCGGTCCTCGGGCAGCAGCAGCAGGGCGCCGAGGCGCTCGATATCGCCGGTCCCGCTCGTGCGGGTGGCGCGAGGGGGAAGAGCGCGCGGCTGCCGGTCGCTGCGATGGGCGAGCATCAGCCGCGGGATGATCTCGGATTCGACGACCTGTGCGAGGTCGTCCCGCCAGCGCAGGCGCCTTTGTACTCCCCCTGAGTTTGTATCGAGGGAAGACCGGTCGTGAAAAGCCCGGTCACGGGCGCTTGATCTGTCGCCGGGCAAGGTACCGGCCTGTGCTTGATCTCCCACCGGCACCTCCCCGATGCTCCGGAAAATCGAGTTGTCTCGACCTTGTTTCGGGTTTTCTACCTTGGGAGCGCCGTTGTGGAGCGGCGTCATCCGGATTCATTCCAGGATACAGCCTCGGCGTTTCCCCGCAAGGCGCTTTCGCGAGAGCCTCGCCGGAAAGTCATCACGATCGAGTGTCAACTTAGGTTGACACTTCGCCGCCGCCGGCCCTAGGCTTCGTCCATCGGCATCCGCGGCCAACGCGGGTCGGATCAGGTGAGGGCAGGCGCGATGGCGACGTCCATGGACCGGCCGTTTCTCTACAGCGAGGCCGAGCGTCGCCGCCGCGATGCGTCGCCCTGGACCCTGGTCCAGGGGGTGCTGGCCCCGCTCCAGTTCGCGGTCTTCCTGGTGAGCCTCGCCCTGGTCTCGCGCACCCTGGCGACCGGGGAGGGCGCGGCCCTCGCCAACGCCTCGGTGGTCGCCAAGACCCTGGCCCTCTACGCGATCATGGTCACCGGCTCCCTGTGGGAGAAGGCGGTGTTCGGGCGCTACCTGTTCGCCCCGGCCTTCTTCTGGGAGGACGCGGTCAGCATGCTGGTGCTGGCGCTCCACACCGCCTACCTGGTGGCGCTCGCCACCGGCGCGCTCGGCACCGCCGGGCTGATGTGGCTCGCGCTTGGCGCTTACGCCACCTACCTCGTCAATGCCGGCCAGTTCCTGCTCAAGCTGCGCGCCGCCCGGATGCAGGCGCCCACTTACGCGATGGGGGCGGCGCGATGACGGCTTTGGCCTCGCCCCTCCCGTCGGCGGTTCCTTGCGGCCCCGAGATCCGCCACGAGCGCGGCCAGCGGGCGGTGTTCTGCGGGCTCACCGGCATCGTCTGGCTGCACCGCAAGATCCAGGACGCGTTCTTCCTGGTGGTCGGCTCGCGCACCTGCGCCCACCTGATCCAGTCGGCCGCCGGCGTGATGATCTTCGCCGAGCCGCGTTTTGCCACCGCGATCATCGAGGAGCGCGACCTCGCCGGCCTCGCCGACGCGCACGAGGAACTCGACCGGGTGGTGCGCCGCCTGCTGGAGCGCCGGCCCGACATCAAGCTCCTGTTCCTCGTCGGCTCCTGCCCGTCGGAGGTGATCAAGCTCGATCTCGGCCGCGCCGCGTCGCGCCTCTCAGGCACCTTCGCGCCCGATGTGCGGGTCTTGAGCTATTCCGGCAGCGGCATCGAGACGACGTTCACGCAGGGCGAGGATGCCTGCCTTGCCGCCCTGGTGCCTGACCTGCCCCGGAGCAACGAGGAATCCCTCGTCGTCGTCGGCGCGCTCGCCGACGTGGTCGAGGACCAGTTCGCGCGGCTGTTTGCCGATCTCGGCATCGGCAACGTCCGCTTCCTGCCCGGGCGCCGGGCGGCGGACCGGGCGCCCATCGGGTCGAACACCCGCTACCTCCTCGCGCAACCCTTTCTCACCGACACCGCCCGGGCGCTGGAGGATCGCGGCGCGACCCGCATCCCGGCCCCGTTCCCGCTCGGCGCCGAGGGCACGACCCTGTGGCTGGCCGCCGCCGCCCGCGCCTTCGGGATCTCGCCCGCCCGTGTCGTCGCGGTGACGGAGGCCGGAAGAGCCCGGGCCGCGCGGGCGCTCCAGGCCCATCGCGCCGCCTTGTCCGGCCGGCGGGTGTTCTTCTTTCCCGATTCGCAGCTCGAAGTGCCGCTCGCCCGCTTCCTGTCGCGGGAGATGGGCGCCGCGCTGATCGAGGTCGGCACGCCCTACCTGCACCGCGGCCACCTCGCCGAGGACCTGGCGCTGCTCCCCGACGGGACGGCGGTGACGGAAGGGCAGAGCCTGGACGACCAGCTCGACCGCTGCCGGGCGGCCCGGCCCGACCTGACGGTCTGCGGCCTTGGCCTCGCCAATCCGCTGGAGGCCGAGGATCTCGCCACCAAGTGGTCGATCGAGCTGCTGTTCACCCCGATCCAGGGTTACGAGCAGGCCGGCGACCTCGCCGGGCTGTTCACCCGACCGCTCGCGCGCCGCGCGCGGCTGGAGGGCTAGCGCCATGCAGCTCACGCTCTGGACCTACGAGGGCCCTCCCCATATCGGCGCGATGCGGGTCGCCACCGCGATGCGCGGCCTGCATTACGTGCTGCACGCGCCGCAGGGCGACACCTACGCCGATCTGCTCTTTACCATGATCGAGCGGCACGGCGCCCGCCCGCCGGTGACCTACACGACGTTCCAGGCCCGCGACCTCGGCGCCGACACCGCCGAGATCTTCAAGCAGGCGGTCGCCGCCGCCTATGGCCGCTTCCGGCCCCAGGCGATGATCGTCGGCGCCTCCTGCACCGCCGAGTTGTTGCAGGACGATCCGGGCGGGCTGTCGAAGGCGCTCGGCCTGCCGATCCCGGTGATCCCGCTCGAACTCCCCGCCTACCAGAAGAAGGAGAACTGGGGCGCGTCGGAGACCTTCTATCGGTTGGTCCGCACGCTCGCCCCCGCCGCGCCCGCCCCGGAGCGGCTGAGAGGCAGCTGCAACATCCTCGGGCCGACCTCGCTGGGATTCCGCCACCGCGACGACCTGCGCGAGGTGCGCGGGCTCCTCGGCGACCTCGGCATCGCCGTCAACGTGGTGGCGCCGCTCGGCGCGACGCCGGCCGATCTCGGGCGGCTGGGCCAGGCGGCCTTCAACGTCGTGCTCTATCCGGAAGTGGCCCGCAGTGCCGCGCAATGGCTCGAAAAGGCCCACGGCCAGCCCTTCGTCGAGATCGCGCCGATCGGCGTGAAGGGCACCACCGCCTTCATCGAGGCGGTGGCTGCGCTCGCCGGCATCGATCCCGCGCCGGTCCTCGGGGCGCAAGGCTCGCGCCTGCCCTGGTACGCGCGCTCGGTCGACTCGACCTATCTGACC
This sequence is a window from Methylobacterium sp. SyP6R. Protein-coding genes within it:
- the bchB gene encoding ferredoxin:protochlorophyllide reductase (ATP-dependent) subunit B, which produces MQLTLWTYEGPPHIGAMRVATAMRGLHYVLHAPQGDTYADLLFTMIERHGARPPVTYTTFQARDLGADTAEIFKQAVAAAYGRFRPQAMIVGASCTAELLQDDPGGLSKALGLPIPVIPLELPAYQKKENWGASETFYRLVRTLAPAAPAPERLRGSCNILGPTSLGFRHRDDLREVRGLLGDLGIAVNVVAPLGATPADLGRLGQAAFNVVLYPEVARSAAQWLEKAHGQPFVEIAPIGVKGTTAFIEAVAALAGIDPAPVLGAQGSRLPWYARSVDSTYLTGKRVFVFGDATHAVAAARVATHEIGFNLVGLGTYSREFAREVRAEAASHGIEALITDDYLAVEAAIAAAQPELVLGTQMERHVAKKLGIPCAVISAPMHVQDVPARHAPQMGFEGANVLFDTFVHPLMMGLEEHLLAMFRDDPEFHDRVAPSHLGGRPREEAETVVVAAASTTATPVVWSIEAERELKKVPFFVRGKARHNTERFARERALPLITVETLYDAKAHFSR
- the bchF gene encoding 2-vinyl bacteriochlorophyllide hydratase, encoding MATSMDRPFLYSEAERRRRDASPWTLVQGVLAPLQFAVFLVSLALVSRTLATGEGAALANASVVAKTLALYAIMVTGSLWEKAVFGRYLFAPAFFWEDAVSMLVLALHTAYLVALATGALGTAGLMWLALGAYATYLVNAGQFLLKLRAARMQAPTYAMGAAR
- a CDS encoding cobalamin B12-binding domain-containing protein, which translates into the protein MLAHRSDRQPRALPPRATRTSGTGDIERLGALLLLPEDRDVLAEIRGLIGDGMSLEEVLTGLLAPTARHIGRLWEEDVCDFVQVTTAMARLRRLVHDLETLCLDPQPVDPASRRVLLMPAPAETHTFGLTLTAHFLAQAGWEVTTSFDPHPAEALERLRAEWFDVVGLSLSCDVCVDRLVAVVPVLRRASRNRDLRVMVGGPAFQGRPDRIRLVGADAAVDDARDAPEIVQSLLDLRIRAC
- a CDS encoding ferredoxin:protochlorophyllide reductase (ATP-dependent) subunit N, with amino-acid sequence MTALASPLPSAVPCGPEIRHERGQRAVFCGLTGIVWLHRKIQDAFFLVVGSRTCAHLIQSAAGVMIFAEPRFATAIIEERDLAGLADAHEELDRVVRRLLERRPDIKLLFLVGSCPSEVIKLDLGRAASRLSGTFAPDVRVLSYSGSGIETTFTQGEDACLAALVPDLPRSNEESLVVVGALADVVEDQFARLFADLGIGNVRFLPGRRAADRAPIGSNTRYLLAQPFLTDTARALEDRGATRIPAPFPLGAEGTTLWLAAAARAFGISPARVVAVTEAGRARAARALQAHRAALSGRRVFFFPDSQLEVPLARFLSREMGAALIEVGTPYLHRGHLAEDLALLPDGTAVTEGQSLDDQLDRCRAARPDLTVCGLGLANPLEAEDLATKWSIELLFTPIQGYEQAGDLAGLFTRPLARRARLEG
- the ppsR gene encoding transcriptional regulator PpsR produces the protein MLRDAVSRLDPRMTGSLVAAASDVSLVVDGEGIIRDAAFAADGLSEEAGDRWLGRRWVDTVTVESRPKILSLIEDAAPGTVTRWRQVNHPSAQGGVDVPIRYAALRVPDDDRIIVIGRDLRALSALQQRLAESQQALERDYARLRSAETRYRVLFQLAGEPILIVDAATRRVTEINPAAARLLGRAVKRIVGRDLVDLFEPEGARAVQALLVGLRLTGQAEDLTARLAQRRGEARVSATLFREEAGMNILVRLSALNPAPTPTASRSGAIEVIEAMPEGFVVTDRDRRIIGANAAFLDLAQLATEHQAKGESLERWLGREGTEVAALFTTLSDHGSVRHFATVVRGEFGAVDEVEVAAVSVPGGDRPCFGFTLRTLPRRVAAVAPGGRELPRSVEHMTELVGRVSMKALVRETTDLIERLCIEAALRITNDNRASAAEMLGLSRQGFYAKMRRYGLGDLDGAEEADESTD